One bacterium genomic window carries:
- a CDS encoding MFS transporter — MQRENPRTARRAAILVAALSSFIGPFMGASVIVALPAIGEEFTMGAVLLGWINTAYLLAAATFLIPFGRLGDIYGRKRIFSAGVILLLASSVLLATSSSATTIILFRVLQGFASSMIFATGLPILMSVVPPAERGKAIGLTVAAVYLGLSTGPFVGGFITQQLGWRFIFWLNVPLCILLLTVTTLLLKGDWLAEERTKFDIRGAAILATGLLLTMYGFTTMPSYLAGVLVVLGVAALYFFVKYEQVAASPLVEVSLFRDNPTFAFSNLAALINYAATFAVGFVLSLYLQKVRGLMPQAAGTILVAQPIIQAVFSPLAGRLSDKIEPRTLASWGMAVICVGLLMLTVVSLTTPIVYIVACLVLLGFGFALFSSPNTNAIMSSVSRNDYGFAGATVSAMRQIGMMFSMAVVTVTMTLFIGSSEILAANAERFVVSCRYAFAIFALMCFGGIFASLARGKMERP, encoded by the coding sequence ATGCAACGGGAGAATCCACGCACGGCACGACGAGCGGCCATTTTGGTAGCCGCGCTAAGCTCATTCATCGGACCATTTATGGGGGCGTCGGTAATTGTCGCGCTCCCGGCGATTGGAGAAGAGTTCACGATGGGCGCCGTGCTATTGGGTTGGATAAACACCGCGTACCTGTTGGCTGCCGCGACGTTTCTGATACCATTCGGACGACTCGGAGATATTTACGGACGCAAACGCATCTTTTCGGCGGGGGTGATCCTGCTTCTCGCGTCATCTGTCCTCCTTGCAACATCGTCTTCAGCAACAACGATAATCTTGTTCCGGGTGCTGCAGGGGTTTGCCTCATCGATGATCTTCGCTACGGGATTGCCGATCCTGATGTCGGTGGTACCGCCAGCTGAGCGCGGGAAAGCTATTGGCTTGACAGTCGCTGCCGTTTATCTCGGACTGTCGACTGGGCCCTTTGTCGGGGGATTCATCACACAACAACTGGGATGGCGTTTCATTTTTTGGCTCAATGTGCCGTTGTGTATATTGCTGCTTACCGTGACGACACTTCTCCTCAAAGGTGATTGGCTGGCGGAAGAGCGCACCAAGTTTGATATTCGCGGTGCGGCAATTCTTGCAACTGGTCTACTTTTGACGATGTACGGATTCACAACTATGCCATCATATCTTGCCGGTGTGCTGGTTGTCCTGGGAGTAGCGGCACTGTATTTCTTCGTTAAATATGAACAAGTTGCAGCGAGCCCGTTGGTAGAAGTATCGCTGTTTCGCGATAATCCGACTTTTGCGTTTTCCAACTTGGCTGCGCTCATCAACTATGCGGCGACATTTGCCGTTGGATTTGTTCTAAGTCTGTATCTCCAAAAAGTTCGTGGTCTCATGCCGCAAGCTGCGGGAACAATTCTCGTGGCACAGCCGATCATTCAGGCTGTCTTCTCTCCATTGGCGGGGCGATTGTCCGACAAGATTGAGCCGCGGACATTGGCATCATGGGGGATGGCGGTGATTTGTGTCGGTCTTCTGATGCTGACAGTAGTGAGTCTGACCACGCCGATAGTCTACATCGTCGCGTGTCTGGTATTGCTCGGGTTCGGGTTTGCCTTGTTCTCGTCACCAAACACAAATGCGATCATGAGTTCGGTCAGCCGAAACGACTACGGATTTGCCGGCGCCACGGTAAGCGCGATGCGACAGATCGGTATGATGTTCTCGATGGCGGTCGTCACGGTGACGATGACGCTTTTCATTGGATCGTCAGAGATACTAGCGGCAAATGCCGAGAGATTTGTCGTCAGTTGCCGCTATGCATTTGCGATCTTTGCGTTGATGTGCTTCGGGGGCATATTTGCCTCGCTCGCTCGCGGCAAAATGGAAAGACCCTAA
- a CDS encoding response regulator, protein MRAVVIDDERPARELILRLLGDEQDIVVIGECSDGREAVNVLQNERPDLVFLDIQMPHFDGFEVLKQLTPRQFPLVIFVTAYDQYAVKAFDYHAFDYLLKPFRRERFHEALERVRKHYATGRAQENFRRFRDLLEHWESPGISQVAGGPAADYLHRVFVRTGKASASLEVNAIDWIKSVDHFVELHSHSRSYLVYYAISDFERKLNPAQFLRIHRTTIVNVGAVKEFRIDESGACSVLLRDGSILRVSRSRKRQLQMKLKNLSSQK, encoded by the coding sequence TTGCGCGCAGTCGTCATTGATGACGAACGACCGGCACGCGAACTGATATTGCGACTGCTCGGAGACGAGCAGGATATTGTCGTTATCGGAGAGTGTTCCGACGGACGCGAAGCGGTTAATGTGTTGCAGAACGAGAGGCCCGATTTAGTGTTCCTTGATATTCAGATGCCACACTTTGACGGATTTGAAGTCTTGAAGCAACTCACTCCGCGGCAATTCCCGCTCGTAATCTTTGTAACAGCGTACGACCAATATGCCGTAAAGGCATTTGACTATCACGCATTCGATTACCTGCTCAAGCCATTCAGGCGCGAGCGATTTCATGAAGCACTTGAACGTGTTCGGAAGCACTACGCAACCGGACGTGCTCAAGAGAATTTCAGGCGTTTTCGAGATTTGCTCGAGCATTGGGAATCGCCTGGTATCAGCCAAGTCGCCGGTGGTCCGGCGGCAGACTACCTGCACCGCGTATTTGTCCGCACTGGAAAGGCGTCAGCTTCCTTGGAAGTAAATGCTATCGACTGGATCAAGTCAGTAGATCACTTCGTTGAGTTGCACAGCCATTCTCGGTCATACCTTGTGTACTATGCAATCAGCGATTTCGAACGAAAGCTCAATCCGGCACAGTTTCTTCGCATTCACCGGACGACGATAGTCAATGTCGGTGCCGTGAAGGAGTTTCGTATCGACGAGAGCGGCGCTTGTTCTGTGCTGCTGCGGGATGGCAGTATTCTTCGCGTCAGCAGAAGCCGAAAGCGGCAGCTTCAAATGAAACTAAAGAATCTTTCGTCGCAGAAGTGA
- a CDS encoding histidine kinase, giving the protein MNRSMTTRDASAIGTQQKVFCVEALKLYRNLIPSASFRILAYIGLWTVIAAASAIHWWFYPQGIYPYTWWELFGVKAAVWYAWGLLTPLILWLGARFRIESQLQVQRSAILLAGGLVTTGLYLVTYTLLILWLTSQQPQEGQFESMLAFVISRHSTYYFLAFWAVIAIEHVVAYYHRYLERERLTAQLQAQLAEAQLERLKNQLQPHFLFNALNTVSSMVLSDKKSEAYDTLADLAELLRISLDRDQSEIVSLQEEMEFSRLYVSVMARRFPDQLSVDWQIDPDALDAAVPNMILQPLIENAIKHGVGGDDKKHIVTISAKVDGMLVHFSVVNPVGKITPDALPTGHGIGLTHAVQRLQYHYGANHEFKVDSNSEHFSVSIAIPYTKHQTARSLGDRDQKTIARSRH; this is encoded by the coding sequence ATGAACCGCTCCATGACCACACGTGATGCATCAGCTATCGGTACACAGCAAAAGGTATTCTGTGTCGAGGCACTGAAGCTCTATCGTAATCTGATCCCTTCGGCTTCGTTTAGAATACTCGCTTACATTGGACTCTGGACAGTGATTGCTGCTGCTTCGGCGATTCATTGGTGGTTCTACCCGCAGGGAATCTATCCATACACTTGGTGGGAGCTTTTCGGAGTCAAAGCGGCGGTTTGGTATGCCTGGGGCTTGCTGACGCCATTGATTTTGTGGCTTGGTGCGCGATTTCGAATTGAATCGCAATTGCAGGTCCAACGATCGGCCATATTGCTTGCCGGTGGATTGGTCACTACCGGCTTGTATCTTGTGACATACACGCTATTGATACTATGGCTGACGTCTCAACAGCCGCAAGAGGGACAATTTGAGTCGATGCTGGCATTTGTAATCTCCCGGCATTCGACCTATTACTTTCTTGCATTTTGGGCAGTGATCGCGATTGAACATGTCGTCGCATACTACCACCGATATCTGGAGCGAGAGAGATTAACGGCACAACTGCAGGCACAGCTTGCAGAAGCTCAACTTGAACGGCTGAAGAACCAGTTGCAGCCGCATTTTCTGTTCAATGCGCTCAACACTGTTTCATCGATGGTGTTGAGTGATAAGAAATCGGAAGCGTACGACACACTGGCGGATTTGGCCGAGCTGTTGAGAATCAGTCTCGACCGCGACCAGTCGGAAATAGTGTCACTCCAAGAAGAAATGGAGTTTTCTAGACTCTATGTCAGTGTCATGGCGCGGCGGTTCCCTGATCAACTTTCTGTAGATTGGCAAATTGATCCAGATGCTCTTGATGCCGCCGTTCCAAATATGATTCTGCAGCCCTTGATCGAGAACGCTATAAAACATGGCGTAGGTGGCGACGACAAGAAGCACATCGTGACAATTAGTGCCAAAGTTGATGGCATGCTCGTGCACTTTTCGGTAGTCAATCCCGTCGGCAAAATCACACCGGATGCACTGCCGACAGGTCATGGTATCGGGCTGACTCACGCGGTTCAGCGGCTTCAATATCATTATGGTGCAAACCATGAGTTCAAAGTTGATTCGAATTCAGAACACTTCAGTGTAAGTATCGCGATTCCATACACGAAACACCAAACTGCGAGATCACTTGGCGACCGGGACCAGAAAACAATTGCGCGCAGTCGTCATTGA
- a CDS encoding VCBS repeat-containing protein — translation MNRSSLTLILSAAIAIATLFSGARAQTTFTRITNTANPVVGDTTVTTYTGTAFVDMDNDGLLDLIVVDPNRTKLYRNTGGGNFVRITGTAINMENLLALGTTWADYDNDGDLDCFLAGTNNGALYRNNGSFSFTRIPNADMGTTDMRGWSPAWGDYDNDGDVDLVITFPTGFVGGTQRSNRMLRNGGAPNYHFSVVDTGVIVTGLNPYTSGNWSDYDLDGDLDLFIGSGPAIATPGLDDLYKNRLVESGVPGFERITVAPIATDLGDGQVWNWIDIENDGDLDAYRTNWGGSNPTARANDLYKNEGGTYVEQTFGPIVEDEKVSLSAVWQDFDNDGDIDCFVANIGSNSYYRNNGDGTFTAETTGDHVNTNEQSTGATSGDYDNDGDVDIFVVGTGANKRILLRNDYAGSNGWLRIKLVGQVSNRAAIGAKVFAYAVINGTPVQQIREISAQNTFLGHSALEAYFGFGNAAILDSLRIEWPSGIMFDTTNVSLNQVLQFTEQCADADGDGVTCLDNCPSVSNSAQTDTDGDLLGDACDNCASVANFDQIDTDLDGLGDACDNCDTTANLDQVDVDSDGVGDVCDNCPNHANAGQADSNNNGVGDACDYVCGDADGSSSVTISDAVLLIGYIFSGGPAPSPLVAGDADCSGSVTISDAVYLISYIFGGGAAPCASCS, via the coding sequence ATGAACCGTTCATCGCTAACTCTGATTCTGTCAGCCGCCATCGCAATTGCGACGCTGTTCTCGGGGGCTCGTGCACAGACAACGTTCACGCGAATAACGAATACGGCTAACCCGGTAGTAGGAGACACAACAGTAACCACGTATACCGGAACTGCGTTTGTCGATATGGACAATGATGGTCTTCTCGACCTCATAGTAGTTGACCCAAACAGAACAAAATTATATCGCAACACGGGTGGCGGGAATTTCGTGCGGATCACCGGAACGGCCATCAATATGGAGAATTTGCTGGCATTGGGAACTACCTGGGCAGACTACGACAATGACGGCGATCTCGATTGCTTTCTGGCAGGTACCAACAATGGCGCACTCTATCGTAACAACGGGTCGTTCTCCTTTACACGGATTCCCAATGCCGACATGGGGACGACCGATATGCGCGGTTGGAGCCCGGCATGGGGCGATTACGACAATGACGGTGATGTCGATTTGGTGATTACATTTCCCACCGGTTTTGTTGGAGGAACACAACGTTCAAACCGCATGCTGCGTAATGGCGGGGCGCCAAATTATCACTTCAGCGTCGTAGATACAGGAGTGATCGTGACTGGACTGAATCCATACACTTCCGGGAACTGGTCGGACTATGATCTCGATGGCGATCTGGATTTGTTCATTGGCAGCGGCCCGGCCATCGCAACACCCGGATTGGATGATCTTTACAAGAATCGATTGGTCGAAAGTGGTGTGCCTGGATTTGAGCGCATAACTGTTGCTCCAATCGCTACCGACTTAGGCGACGGCCAGGTTTGGAACTGGATCGACATCGAAAACGATGGTGACCTTGATGCCTATCGCACCAATTGGGGCGGATCCAATCCAACGGCGCGTGCAAACGATCTCTATAAGAACGAAGGCGGCACGTATGTCGAACAGACCTTCGGTCCGATTGTTGAGGATGAAAAGGTATCCCTTTCAGCGGTCTGGCAGGATTTTGATAATGACGGCGACATCGATTGCTTTGTAGCGAACATCGGATCGAATTCCTATTACCGCAATAACGGTGATGGTACGTTTACGGCAGAGACGACCGGTGATCATGTTAACACCAACGAACAATCGACTGGTGCGACCTCGGGCGACTATGATAACGATGGTGATGTCGACATCTTCGTCGTCGGTACCGGCGCCAATAAGCGAATATTGCTGCGCAATGACTATGCGGGATCGAATGGTTGGCTGCGGATCAAACTGGTAGGGCAAGTTTCAAACCGCGCTGCAATTGGCGCAAAAGTGTTTGCCTATGCCGTAATCAATGGCACGCCTGTTCAGCAGATTCGCGAGATCTCGGCGCAGAATACGTTCTTGGGACACAGCGCGCTCGAGGCATACTTTGGATTTGGAAATGCGGCAATTCTCGATTCATTAAGAATTGAGTGGCCATCCGGCATCATGTTCGACACGACCAATGTCAGCCTCAATCAGGTGCTGCAATTCACGGAACAGTGTGCCGACGCAGATGGGGATGGAGTTACTTGTCTTGACAACTGCCCAAGTGTATCGAATTCAGCACAGACCGATACAGATGGAGACTTGCTTGGTGACGCTTGTGACAACTGCGCTTCAGTTGCCAACTTCGATCAGATCGATACCGATCTTGATGGACTCGGCGATGCCTGCGACAATTGCGATACTACCGCGAACCTCGACCAAGTTGATGTCGACAGTGATGGAGTTGGAGATGTTTGCGACAATTGCCCGAATCATGCAAATGCTGGCCAGGCTGATAGCAATAACAATGGCGTTGGTGATGCTTGTGATTATGTCTGCGGAGATGCAGACGGGTCCTCGAGTGTTACGATTTCAGATGCGGTGCTCTTGATCGGCTACATTTTCTCAGGAGGACCCGCGCCTTCGCCACTCGTTGCCGGTGATGCGGACTGCTCCGGTTCGGTGACGATTTCGGATGCCGTCTACTTGATTAGCTACATTTTTGGCGGTGGAGCTGCTCCGTGTGCAAGTTGCTCGTGA
- a CDS encoding ferritin family protein, producing the protein MISDNSIRIFMFDTATDDQDLPANAKEIEMQNDSKVLAEALRQAAMAEREGHSFYMMAAHDTQDPKGKIVFELLAREEMDHLHFLKEHYDAVVTTGKLSPTAHLGTRTDLGLSSPIFTDSIKSRIREAHFEMTALAVGIQLERDATAFYQKHAAESHDPDARKLFTELAQWESGHYQALLKQQEELKSEYWSGAGFSPF; encoded by the coding sequence TTGATTAGCGATAACAGTATCCGTATTTTCATGTTTGACACTGCGACCGACGACCAAGATTTGCCGGCAAATGCCAAGGAGATTGAAATGCAGAACGATTCAAAAGTATTAGCCGAAGCTCTGCGTCAAGCCGCTATGGCGGAACGTGAAGGGCACAGTTTCTACATGATGGCGGCTCACGACACACAGGATCCCAAAGGTAAAATCGTGTTCGAACTCCTGGCGCGTGAAGAGATGGATCACCTGCATTTTCTCAAAGAACATTATGATGCTGTAGTCACTACCGGCAAACTAAGTCCAACAGCGCACCTCGGAACTCGAACAGACCTTGGCCTCAGCTCTCCAATCTTCACTGACAGCATCAAGTCACGCATCCGCGAAGCTCACTTTGAGATGACAGCGCTTGCAGTCGGCATTCAGCTCGAACGCGACGCCACTGCTTTCTATCAAAAGCACGCCGCCGAGTCGCACGACCCCGATGCTCGGAAATTGTTCACCGAACTTGCCCAATGGGAATCGGGACACTACCAGGCGTTACTCAAGCAACAGGAAGAACTTAAGTCCGAATACTGGTCCGGCGCTGGATTCTCGCCGTTCTAA
- a CDS encoding multidrug efflux SMR transporter: MAWFYLVIAGVTEIAWAIGLKYTDGFSRLWHSAGTIAGMILSFFLLSQALKSIPVGVGYAIWTGIGAAGTSTLGIARLGESREFGKIVCIALIVAGIIGLKLFSQQPEAS, translated from the coding sequence ATGGCATGGTTCTACCTTGTCATCGCCGGAGTTACTGAAATCGCTTGGGCGATTGGCTTGAAATATACAGATGGCTTCAGTCGACTGTGGCACAGCGCAGGGACAATCGCGGGCATGATTTTGAGCTTCTTTCTGCTTTCGCAGGCATTGAAGTCGATTCCTGTTGGAGTGGGATACGCAATTTGGACCGGCATTGGCGCCGCCGGTACATCGACTCTCGGCATAGCACGGCTCGGTGAATCCCGCGAATTCGGCAAGATCGTTTGCATTGCTCTGATCGTCGCCGGCATTATCGGGCTGAAACTCTTCTCGCAACAACCGGAGGCAAGCTAA
- a CDS encoding DUF3052 family protein, translating into MTAGYSATPLLQKLGIKEKAKVRFINEPAHLAELLGPLPKGVTLVESRASGVDYVHCFVTQKPRLAALLPGLMNKMARDGMIWISWPKKSSKVQTDITEDTIREVALPLGLVDVKVCAVDETWSGLKLVIRSEIR; encoded by the coding sequence ATGACCGCAGGATACTCTGCCACACCGCTTCTTCAGAAGCTGGGAATCAAGGAAAAAGCCAAGGTTCGTTTCATCAATGAACCTGCTCACCTTGCCGAATTACTCGGTCCATTGCCGAAAGGAGTGACATTGGTCGAGTCACGCGCTTCAGGTGTTGACTACGTTCACTGTTTCGTGACCCAAAAACCGCGACTGGCCGCCTTGCTCCCCGGTCTGATGAACAAAATGGCTCGCGATGGAATGATCTGGATATCATGGCCCAAGAAATCTTCGAAGGTCCAGACTGACATAACTGAAGACACAATTCGTGAAGTTGCTTTGCCGCTTGGTCTGGTCGACGTCAAGGTCTGCGCCGTTGACGAAACTTGGTCGGGGCTGAAGCTCGTCATTCGCAGCGAAATCCGATAA
- a CDS encoding acyltransferase has translation MQIRKALGYLRGLLLRRRVNALGRFKVYGKVKIKHPVGRITIGPRVTLHPDVIFDFEAAPQGTTPEIAIGERTAIGDRTEIHCGHKVTIGSQVAISWDVIFLESDYHSIGGGEGVPRPIIIEDGVWIGTRCIILKGVTIGKNSVIGAGSVVTKSIPANSIAAGNPARVIRTIETP, from the coding sequence ATGCAGATTCGCAAAGCTCTCGGATATCTCCGAGGTCTTTTGCTTAGACGGCGCGTCAACGCCCTTGGCCGCTTCAAGGTCTATGGCAAAGTGAAGATCAAGCACCCAGTTGGCCGAATCACGATTGGCCCTCGCGTTACATTGCATCCCGATGTTATTTTCGACTTTGAGGCAGCCCCTCAAGGCACCACGCCGGAAATTGCCATCGGCGAACGCACCGCCATCGGCGATCGCACTGAAATCCACTGCGGACACAAAGTCACAATAGGTAGTCAGGTGGCAATCTCGTGGGACGTTATCTTCCTTGAGAGCGACTATCACTCGATCGGTGGGGGCGAAGGCGTCCCTCGTCCCATCATCATTGAAGATGGTGTTTGGATCGGTACTCGCTGCATAATCCTCAAGGGTGTGACGATCGGCAAGAATTCCGTCATCGGCGCCGGTTCGGTCGTCACCAAGTCAATCCCTGCCAATTCCATCGCCGCCGGCAACCCCGCCAGGGTGATCCGAACGATCGAAACACCATAG
- a CDS encoding OmpA family protein, with protein MRKAIILFTLLALIIGCAVPAMAYDQTGRLGLGYRFGFHTVMKDPWSLKTMHGGEAKFVVHKNWAIGLTGTYGRTGEAVLDVNDGGLPIYREPAEGEFGAKLYNYILELGPTFNATPDDKWNLFLTAGIGIGYWSVKQGDDVVKVTDLNGNTFDLKDQRFAMMIGGGVEYFLINNFSVGGALRYHIFSDVLSNFKDNEAREGYKDALDIHSGLLEGGLLATAYFGKCKDDDKDGVCNDDDKCPDTPAKCVVDENGCPIDTDGDGVCDGRDKCPDTPKCATVDLNGCPLDTDKDGVWDGCDKCPDTPADCKVDADGCPLDSDKDGVWDCRDKCPDTPVCCKVDANGCPLDSDNDGVCDGCDKCPGTPAGLAVNADGCPKDFAYPERELILREVQFVVNTWTLTEKAKTALAEVAKSLAAFPHVQLEVQGHTDSSGKAEWNDTLAQRRAEAVRENLISNGIEASRLTAKGYGSTKPKYDNATAEGRAQNRRVELVRLND; from the coding sequence TTGCGAAAAGCAATAATTTTGTTCACACTGCTCGCCCTGATTATCGGGTGTGCAGTTCCAGCAATGGCTTACGATCAGACCGGAAGACTTGGTCTTGGCTATCGCTTTGGATTCCACACTGTTATGAAGGATCCGTGGAGTCTGAAGACGATGCATGGCGGCGAAGCGAAATTCGTCGTTCACAAGAATTGGGCGATTGGGCTTACCGGAACCTATGGTAGAACCGGCGAAGCCGTTCTTGATGTCAACGATGGCGGGCTTCCGATTTATCGTGAACCGGCTGAAGGCGAATTTGGCGCCAAGCTCTATAACTACATTCTCGAACTTGGACCGACCTTTAATGCCACCCCAGACGACAAGTGGAATCTGTTCCTGACTGCAGGTATCGGTATTGGATATTGGTCAGTAAAGCAGGGCGATGATGTCGTCAAGGTTACCGATCTGAATGGTAATACCTTTGATCTCAAGGATCAGCGTTTCGCGATGATGATCGGCGGCGGCGTTGAATACTTCCTGATCAACAATTTCTCCGTGGGCGGAGCGCTGCGTTACCACATCTTCTCAGACGTGTTGTCGAATTTCAAGGACAACGAAGCACGTGAAGGTTACAAAGACGCACTCGACATCCACAGCGGCCTTCTCGAAGGCGGCCTTCTTGCTACTGCCTATTTCGGCAAGTGCAAGGACGACGACAAAGACGGCGTTTGCAACGACGACGACAAGTGCCCGGATACACCGGCCAAGTGCGTGGTTGACGAAAACGGTTGCCCGATCGATACCGACGGTGACGGCGTTTGCGACGGCCGCGACAAGTGCCCGGATACTCCGAAGTGCGCTACGGTCGATTTGAACGGCTGCCCGCTTGACACCGACAAAGACGGCGTCTGGGATGGTTGCGACAAGTGCCCGGATACACCGGCTGACTGCAAAGTTGACGCCGACGGTTGCCCGCTCGATAGCGACAAAGACGGCGTTTGGGATTGCCGCGACAAGTGCCCGGATACACCGGTTTGCTGTAAGGTAGATGCCAACGGCTGCCCGCTTGATTCCGACAACGACGGCGTTTGCGACGGTTGCGACAAGTGCCCGGGTACCCCGGCTGGACTCGCTGTCAATGCCGACGGTTGTCCGAAGGACTTCGCCTATCCGGAACGCGAACTAATCTTGAGAGAGGTTCAGTTCGTAGTGAATACTTGGACCCTTACCGAAAAGGCCAAGACGGCACTTGCGGAAGTTGCCAAGTCCCTTGCGGCGTTCCCGCACGTTCAGCTTGAAGTTCAGGGTCACACCGATTCTTCCGGCAAAGCCGAATGGAACGACACGCTGGCTCAGCGCCGCGCCGAAGCCGTTCGCGAAAACCTGATCAGCAACGGAATCGAAGCGTCCCGCTTGACCGCAAAGGGTTATGGATCGACCAAGCCGAAGTATGACAATGCTACGGCTGAGGGTCGCGCCCAGAACCGTCGCGTCGAACTGGTACGCCTGAACGACTAA
- a CDS encoding cytochrome c family protein — MNKKLTVLAIMIVAAFALMLNGLMAQDSAKVDTPKADAKKFDYVGDAKCKMCHKIEHTSWLTTAHAKAWDVLKPEEQKKEECVACHSTGKGADGVLITGVGCESCHGPGSVYKSQKIMKDKALSLASGLIEPKKEVCVKCHNEKSPTFKGFDFDKAVKNPKGIHEKTPAKDATKG; from the coding sequence ATGAACAAAAAATTGACAGTGTTGGCGATAATGATCGTCGCCGCATTCGCATTGATGCTGAATGGACTGATGGCACAGGATTCCGCCAAGGTCGACACCCCGAAGGCCGATGCTAAGAAGTTTGATTATGTTGGCGATGCCAAGTGCAAGATGTGCCACAAGATCGAGCATACTTCATGGCTGACAACAGCCCATGCCAAGGCCTGGGATGTTCTTAAGCCCGAAGAGCAGAAGAAGGAAGAATGCGTTGCCTGTCACTCTACCGGCAAAGGCGCTGATGGCGTGCTGATTACCGGCGTTGGCTGCGAATCCTGCCACGGCCCGGGTTCGGTTTACAAGTCACAGAAGATCATGAAGGACAAGGCCCTCTCGTTGGCCAGTGGCCTGATTGAGCCGAAGAAGGAAGTCTGCGTTAAGTGCCACAATGAGAAATCACCGACCTTCAAAGGTTTTGATTTTGACAAGGCAGTCAAGAACCCGAAGGGTATCCACGAGAAGACCCCGGCGAAAGACGCGACCAAGGGTTAA
- the recR gene encoding recombination protein RecR: MKPSASSETLEKLVNRLSRMPGIGRKSAQRLAFYILKLPKEDSDDLARLITDVKIKVKECSVCCNLTDSDPCRICTDTHRDQTRVCVVEEAGDLIALERGEAYKGVYHVLGGVLSPLDGIGPDDLKIRQLLTRMQGTISEVILATSPNTEGEATAIYVAKLIHPLGIKVTRIARGLPMGTDLQFADSQTLAKALEGRVDF; this comes from the coding sequence ATGAAACCGTCTGCGTCCTCTGAGACTCTCGAAAAACTGGTCAACCGCCTTTCACGCATGCCCGGTATCGGCCGCAAATCAGCGCAGAGGCTTGCGTTCTATATTCTGAAATTGCCAAAAGAAGACTCGGATGATTTGGCTCGTCTGATCACCGATGTCAAGATCAAGGTCAAGGAGTGTTCGGTTTGCTGTAACCTCACCGACAGCGACCCATGTCGAATCTGCACTGATACTCACCGCGATCAGACTCGTGTCTGTGTTGTTGAAGAGGCAGGCGACCTGATTGCGTTGGAAAGGGGTGAAGCATACAAGGGAGTCTATCACGTTCTTGGCGGCGTGCTATCCCCGCTGGACGGTATCGGCCCTGATGACCTCAAGATTCGCCAGCTTTTGACCAGAATGCAGGGCACGATCTCGGAAGTTATACTTGCTACCAGTCCAAACACCGAAGGCGAAGCAACTGCCATATATGTCGCCAAGTTGATACACCCGCTGGGAATCAAGGTAACTCGAATCGCACGCGGATTACCTATGGGTACGGATCTTCAATTTGCCGACAGTCAGACCCTCGCCAAGGCTCTTGAAGGGCGCGTCGATTTCTAG